Part of the bacterium genome is shown below.
ATGAGCGACAGCCATGATGACCGTAAAGCAATACAAAAGGCGGTTGATCTGTTCAACCGTAAGGGCTGTTCGCTCGTGATTCATGCCGGCGATTATGTGGCCCCGTTCACTATACGGGAGTTCGGGAAACTGGAAGCGCGGTTTATCGGCGTATTCGGCAACAACGACGGTGAAAAAAAGGGGCTTTCCGTCCAGTTCTCGCAAATCGGGTCGATTCATGAGCCGCCTCATGAATTCGACTATTCGGGCAAACGCTTCGTTGTCATGCACGACCCTGTGAATCTCGACACGTTCGTCAGCCGTGAAGACATCGATGTGATCGTGTACGGCCATCTTCATAAGATTGATATCCGCCCCGGCAGACCGCTCGTTATCAATCCCGGGGAGAGCTGTTCGTGGCTGACCGGAGTTTCCACCGTCGTGCTCCTCGATCTGCTGACCATGGAAACGGAGCTCGTGGACCTCAAGGTATGATCGCGGATAAAGAAAAGTTAAGGGAAAAAGCCGGAATTCTTCCCACCAATCCCGGCGTTTATCTGTGGCTCGATGCCCAGCAGAAGATTCTCTATGTCGGCAAGGCGAAGAACCTCCGCGCGCGGGTGCTGTCATATTTCCGCGAGGAGGGCGACGGCAGGGCGCAGGTGCCCTGGCTCATGAGCCATGCCGCGGACCTCGATTATATTGTCACCGATTCGGATATCGAAGCCCTTGTCACCGAGGCTCACCTCATACGGGCGAAAAAGCCGAAATACAATGTCCGCCTCAAGGACGACAAGCGATACCCGTTCATAAGGATAACAAAGGAACCCGTACCGCGGATTTTCCTGACACGGAAGATCGTCGATGACGGCTCACGGTATCTGGGGCCGTACACCGATGTCCGCGCAGTCCGGAAAACGCTCGAGCTCGTTCATTCCATATTCCCCCTCCGCTCATGCAAACACAAGCTGCCGTCCCCGGCGATAACACGGCCCTGCCTCGATTTCCAGATAAAACGCTGCAGCGCCCCGTGCACCGGCTCGATCAGCATCGAGGAATACAACCGCTTTGTCGATGATGCAGTACATTTTATTCTCGGGAGGAACGAAGACCTTATCCGCGACCTCGAACATCGTATGTTCGCGGCATCGGAAGCTCTTGAGTTCGAGCGGGCTGCCTCCATCCGTGATCTCATCGGCTCTGTCCGGAAAGTGACCGAGCGGAAACAGGCTTTTTCGACAGAGCATATGACCAGTGACTGGGATGTGGTCAACTACCATATACTCGATAACGAGGCATGTGTAGTGCTCATGGAAATACGCGAAGGGCGGATTCTCGGGAAGAAGGATTACATCATGAGCGGTCTCAAGTATACATCGTCATCCGAAATGCTCGCCGCTTTTCTCACTCAGCATTATCTTGAGGCCGATTCCGTGCCGCCCGAGATTCACCTTCCGGTCGTACCCGACGAAAGCGGGGATATCGAGCTTCTTCTGTCGAACAGGGCGAAGCACAGGGTCGGTTTCGTCTATCC
Proteins encoded:
- the uvrC gene encoding excinuclease ABC subunit UvrC, with amino-acid sequence MIADKEKLREKAGILPTNPGVYLWLDAQQKILYVGKAKNLRARVLSYFREEGDGRAQVPWLMSHAADLDYIVTDSDIEALVTEAHLIRAKKPKYNVRLKDDKRYPFIRITKEPVPRIFLTRKIVDDGSRYLGPYTDVRAVRKTLELVHSIFPLRSCKHKLPSPAITRPCLDFQIKRCSAPCTGSISIEEYNRFVDDAVHFILGRNEDLIRDLEHRMFAASEALEFERAASIRDLIGSVRKVTERKQAFSTEHMTSDWDVVNYHILDNEACVVLMEIREGRILGKKDYIMSGLKYTSSSEMLAAFLTQHYLEADSVPPEIHLPVVPDESGDIELLLSNRAKHRVGFVYPSRGEKVRLLKMTAKNAEMIIRERAEKRDRMKDAVPGVLLALMRDLKLKKPPRTIACIDISHLGGTDTVASLVFFRNARPEKKEYRHFKIATVEGIDDFMSMEEVVSRYFSRRVDEEKELPDLLLVDGGKGQLSSALKVLRKLGLDSQPVAGLAKRLEEVFLPGAQDAQNIPKTSSALHLLQRIRDEAHRFAVTYQRKLRTKRTISTALTGIRGIGPKKAEVLLKHFGSVAAISGAGEEEIAAAPGIGPKYAALIYCYFKEIRSHGTDRGGNTER
- a CDS encoding metallophosphoesterase, giving the protein MMHENLVGIMSDSHDDRKAIQKAVDLFNRKGCSLVIHAGDYVAPFTIREFGKLEARFIGVFGNNDGEKKGLSVQFSQIGSIHEPPHEFDYSGKRFVVMHDPVNLDTFVSREDIDVIVYGHLHKIDIRPGRPLVINPGESCSWLTGVSTVVLLDLLTMETELVDLKV